CTCTCTAAAATAGCTCAAAATTGCTTTGGCAGCTTTTTCATCTATTTTGTACTTCTCCATTAGGATTTGCTCTGCTTTGGGGTTGTTTAAGAGTTCTTTAACCTCTTTCCTGAATCTCTGCACGTCTAAAGCCAAATCAAAGCTCAAAGGCAACATTTCAGAGAACCATGCTGGGATCGTTGGCTTTGCCCCTTCTTTAGGCTCCACATAAATTCTATTCCCCCTTGACTTTTTGAACTCGTACGTCCTTCCAGCCAAGACAAAAATATCTCCGGGCATCAAGCGTTCAGCAAACTCCTCCTCAACCGTACCAATGAACCTCTTATCCAGTGTGTAAACTTCGATTTTAGCCTCATCTGGAATTGTACCTGTGTTCATGTAGTAGATTGCCCTTGTCATCCTGCCTCTTCTTCCGAACTTGCCCTCTTTTTCATCGAGCCAGATCTTAGCATAAACCTTTTTCTCCTCAAGTCCAGCATATTCTCCCGCTAAATATCTAAGAACGCTCATGAAATCCTCAAACCTTAGACTGCGATATGGATAAGCCCTCCTCACAAGTTTATAAGCCTCTTCAATACCCCAAACTCTCTCCAGAGCCATGCCGAGAACATGCTGGACAAGAACATCGAGGGGATTCTGCGGAATTTTAATTCTGTCCAATCTCCTATTCCTTGCATTGTATGCCAAAACGGTACATTCAACTAAATCATCCCTATCCAGGACAAGGATAATCCCCTTGCTGACTTCATGCAGTCTGTGACCCGCTCTCCCTATCCTCTGCAGAGCCCTGTTTACACTCTTTGGTGAACCGATTAAAACAACTAAGTCAATGCTTCCGATGTCTATGCCCAACTCAAGCGAGGTTGAGCTATTTTTCGAAATAAAACCATTAACAATGTAGTTTCCAGTTTCAGAGTTCAGAATACCGTAAGCGTCAGTTATGAAAACTGATTCAACGGATTCAATTCTATCAAAGAAAACGTCCCCCTTGGCGAGTTTTCGAAGCTCCTCAATCTCAGGAATTACGCTCTCTATCTTCCTTTCTCTGGCAACCCCCTCGTAAAAATCGAGCAGTTTTACTAAGCTTCTTCTGCTGATTTCACGGGTTCCGAGTTCGACTTTCATGGGGTTATACATCCTCATCTTTTGAAGTCTGTAAGAGCTGATGCCAAGCGCTTCCCGGAGCTCTCTAAGGCGCTTGCCAATTTCTGGAATCACATCGAAATTCGAGTATCCCTGTTCCTCTAATTCTGTTATTCTTTTGAGTTCAAAACGCCAAGGTTTGATTAGCTCTCCAAATTTCCTGAGGTACTCCCCTCCCAATATGGCAATGGTGTAAGACGTTCCTTTCTTTTTTATCTTCCTCCCCTTGAAAGATTGTTGTTCGTTGTAATGCCTTCTCCTGATGGAGGCAACGATTCCGAGCTGGAGCAAAAGATTGCGTATCCCTTCGGCGAACTCGGAGTTGAACGTAATGAAGCCTGCAGAATACACACGTCTATTGTCTTTTATCTCAAGGTATCCGTCGCCATCAAAGTAGCCAGAGAGAAACTGAGCCTTGTGCTCTTTTGGAAGGCGGTAGAGTATCTCCGGAAATCTGCCATTGATGGATTTCTTGCCACTGTTGCCCACGAGCCCTTTGAAGAGATGAAGAAGCACGTTAAAAGAAAGCTCAAGGGAGTATGTGCTCTCGTTTTGCTTTCTTATACTTCCTTCGATTCCAAGCGCTTCCTTAGCGAGATTAGCGTAACGCTTGAGCGTCTCCAAATCGCTGGAAAACAGCGTTAATGTGTTGCTTTTCCATGAACCGTCGGCAAGCCAGAAACCAAGCAAACGAGCCAGAGCAGGTGTGAATCTCTTTGGCAGTTCGTACTTGTTCTTGTCTGAGGTTATTTTCACAACGTTGCTTTCTTCAATGCTCATGCCCACTTCTTTGAGAATCAGCTTTAGTTTTTCCCACCTAAACGGATACCTCCCTCTGAGCTGTTTTGACAGATAGTCCCTGCTCGTGCCTATCCATTCTGCAAATGCTTTAATTGAGCCGAATTTAGCTTGAATGTTCTTCTTAAGCTCCTTTAGAAAGTCCATTTGGAGATGTAAGTACGCCGAATCAGGTAGGATTTCAAAAATTGGTACTTCTTCATCTGGACTTGGCAACTTGCGCAGGATTCCAATATAGTCTCCGGGTTTAAGCTTCTCTGCTTCAATCCATATGAGTTTTCCATCCTTTATCGTCAGGAACTTATGTTCTCGTGTGGCTTCAACTTCAAAGCCGAGCCTTGTTTTAAGTTTAATTCCCCTCGAATTGTATTCAATCTTATGAATTCCCTCAAACTCTACAAAACAACTCTTTGTTCCTTGAATCCCCACTATCACCTCGTTATTTTTAACTCTATCGATTCTTCTGATCCCCTTTGAAGTAACGACTTTAGAGTGACCTGGAACACATACAACAGCCTTAAGTTCCCCCCTCTTCAGTTTCTCCTCTACTTCAAGTCTAACATCTCTTGAGAGGCTCGAGTGGTGGGCTTCAATTAGTTCCGCATATTTTGGGAACTTTTTCTTAAGATGATAGGCAACCCTCTCAGCACCGCTCCTTGTATTTGTAAAGATGAGCGTTGTCCTGTGCTGCTCAATGAGCTCATCCAAGCGCTTATACAAGGCTTCACTTAGTGTTGTCGCATCTGCATATACCAAATCCCCAACAACGCTTTCTACTTTGATTTCCGTCTTTTTGGCAAAGGAAACATCTACTATTAAACCACTTCTCGGAGTTCCGTCATCGTTGAAGCCGAAAACAAATTTAGCAACCTCTTCGAGGGGATGAATAGTAGCACTGAGACCGATTCTAACGAAATCGCCGGCTAAATTCTGCAGTCTTTCAAGGCTGAGCATTAAATGGGTTCCCCTCTTGTTCTCAGCTAAAGCATGGACTTCATCGACTATGACGTATTTAACCGTCTTTAGCCTCTCGCTGAATTTTGGAGCGTTCAAGGCTATGGCTAAGCTTTCTGGTGTTGTAATCAATATGTGAGGCGGCTTTTTAACCATTTTCTGTTTTTCATAGCTTGAAGTGTCGCTTGTTCTCACTGCTACTCTTATTTCCGGCAGGTCATAGCCCATCTCCTGAGCAACTTCCCTAATCTCTCTGAGGGGCTCCTCTAAGTTCCTTCTAATGTCATTGTTCAAAGCCCTGAGGGGCGAAACATAAAGAACGTAAATTTTATCCTCGAGCTTACCCTCCTTCCCCAATAAAATAAGCTCATTTATGGCAGCAAGAAAAGCTGATAAAGTTTTTCCGCTACCCGTTGGCGAAGAAATGAGAACATTTTCTCCTTTGTGGATCTCAATAACTGCATATCTCTGAGGAGGTGTGAATGTTTCAAACTTTCGTCTAAACCACTCCCTAACCGGATCAACTAATATCTCGTAAATTTCCTCATCGGTGTACTCTCTCTGGGCAAATCTTATCATCGGACTAACCTTTTTAGGTTTGATTTTTAAACCCTTCGGTTGGTCAAATAAACTTTTTAAATCAAAAAACTAAACCTCAATTGGGTGAGTTCATGGAGACCCTAAAGAGAGTTATCGAGGAGTTTAATAAATATCATGGCAGTGAAGCTCAAGCTAAAATTATCAAGGCCGGGAGAGATGAGGTTATCATTGAGTTTGATGGCTCATTCTGTAAAACCTGCGGGCTTTACGATTACTTTGAGGACATAAAGTGGGAAGCAATGAACTTTGGATTGAATATTGAGCCTGTTGAAGTCATAGAAAGCGAGGAAGAGTTTGAGAGGGGAAGATATTTAGTGAAGTATAAACTCAAGAGCGAACAATCTTCTCAACAAGTTCAACAACCTTAGGAACGGCATTTTCAACCTCTCTACTCAATTTCATCCCCAGTTCAACTTCTTTGGCAACTATCCCTATAAAATGAATCTCTGCTTTTGCTAATCTTTCATCCAAAACCATCATCAGCTTTAACCCGTCAATCGCACCCATGAAATGGGCGCTTCTTATCTCAGCTTTAAGCTTCTCAAAGACTTCCTCACCCTTCAGATGAATGATTTTTCCGGGCTCAAATTTTTCACTCAGAATCGCATCAACTATCACAATCTTCTCCTCTCCGTTGTAATAATTTTGGAGCTTAAAAATATCAGTCCCAACCTCAAGGACATTGTATCCTTTTTCTGCTAAAATTCTCCCTATTTTAAGCCCAACACCATCGTCCCTCATGAGCTCATTGCCAAGAGCGAGGATTAGAGTTCTCATAAAACCACCAGAGATAAATTTAGAAAAGAAAATTTAAAGCTTCACGATATGAACTGAACATGAAATGCACGGATCAAAAGCCCTGACAACCATCTCTGAGAGGAGCTTAAGCCTATCTGGGTCGTCTTGATAATGCTTCTCTGCCATCATCCTAACGTGACGCTCCATTATTGCCAAGTTCATTGCAGTTGGAGTTATTATGTCAGCATAGCTGACTCTTCCATTCTTAACTTCAAGGGCATAAACTAACAGTCCTCTCGGTGCTTCAGTGATGCTGACTCCAAAGCCGTCTTTAATCTCAACTGCATCTCTTTCCCTGATTGGCCATCTGGCTAAAGTTTCATCAATTATATCGATAGCCTTCTCCGTGAAGTAAACAAGCTCAAGTGCCTGTGCAAGGTTGTTGGCAAAGCAGTTGTCATATCTGAATAAATCCTTATACTTCTCATAGAGGGCTTTTGCCCTTCCATAGAGCAGATCAGCGTTGTTCACGATTCTTGAAATTGCACCGACCATGAAAGGTTTTCCTTTATAAAAGCTGTGCTTTGCAAAGCTGTGTTCAACAACCCTCTCAACTATCCATTTTTTGTAATCCTCTACCGGAAACTCAAAGCCGTCGCTCACTTTTACATAATCTCCATAAATGCCGTAAATTCCGCCTCTTGGCTTAATTGCCATGTGAACGTTTTCCTTATCCTCAACTTCCCTAAACTGCTCAAGCTTTGCAAACAACTCCACTGTATATTCTGCCAATGGGAGGGTCTCTTTAAGCTCCCTTCTCAATTCTTCAAACTGTGCCCTGCTTGGAAGCTTTCCAAAGCCACCTAAGATAGCGTTCTCCTGATGAATTGCCCTTGAACCGAGGACATCCATGATCTTTGAGCCGATGTTTTTGAGCTTCATTGCGTATTCAATTTCTCTCTTATATCTATCAACCATGCTAAG
Above is a genomic segment from Thermococcus sp. SY098 containing:
- a CDS encoding DEAD/DEAH box helicase is translated as MIRFAQREYTDEEIYEILVDPVREWFRRKFETFTPPQRYAVIEIHKGENVLISSPTGSGKTLSAFLAAINELILLGKEGKLEDKIYVLYVSPLRALNNDIRRNLEEPLREIREVAQEMGYDLPEIRVAVRTSDTSSYEKQKMVKKPPHILITTPESLAIALNAPKFSERLKTVKYVIVDEVHALAENKRGTHLMLSLERLQNLAGDFVRIGLSATIHPLEEVAKFVFGFNDDGTPRSGLIVDVSFAKKTEIKVESVVGDLVYADATTLSEALYKRLDELIEQHRTTLIFTNTRSGAERVAYHLKKKFPKYAELIEAHHSSLSRDVRLEVEEKLKRGELKAVVCVPGHSKVVTSKGIRRIDRVKNNEVIVGIQGTKSCFVEFEGIHKIEYNSRGIKLKTRLGFEVEATREHKFLTIKDGKLIWIEAEKLKPGDYIGILRKLPSPDEEVPIFEILPDSAYLHLQMDFLKELKKNIQAKFGSIKAFAEWIGTSRDYLSKQLRGRYPFRWEKLKLILKEVGMSIEESNVVKITSDKNKYELPKRFTPALARLLGFWLADGSWKSNTLTLFSSDLETLKRYANLAKEALGIEGSIRKQNESTYSLELSFNVLLHLFKGLVGNSGKKSINGRFPEILYRLPKEHKAQFLSGYFDGDGYLEIKDNRRVYSAGFITFNSEFAEGIRNLLLQLGIVASIRRRHYNEQQSFKGRKIKKKGTSYTIAILGGEYLRKFGELIKPWRFELKRITELEEQGYSNFDVIPEIGKRLRELREALGISSYRLQKMRMYNPMKVELGTREISRRSLVKLLDFYEGVARERKIESVIPEIEELRKLAKGDVFFDRIESVESVFITDAYGILNSETGNYIVNGFISKNSSTSLELGIDIGSIDLVVLIGSPKSVNRALQRIGRAGHRLHEVSKGIILVLDRDDLVECTVLAYNARNRRLDRIKIPQNPLDVLVQHVLGMALERVWGIEEAYKLVRRAYPYRSLRFEDFMSVLRYLAGEYAGLEEKKVYAKIWLDEKEGKFGRRGRMTRAIYYMNTGTIPDEAKIEVYTLDKRFIGTVEEEFAERLMPGDIFVLAGRTYEFKKSRGNRIYVEPKEGAKPTIPAWFSEMLPLSFDLALDVQRFRKEVKELLNNPKAEQILMEKYKIDEKAAKAILSYFREQAKYSTIPDDGILLVEEVLEERRAKYFFHTLIGRRANEALSRAFAYLVSKNKRCNVGIAISDNGFMLILPREKRLSEEDIRALFQLGDLRETLKKALDNTELLKRRFRHVANRGLLILRRYMGRKKSLSRQQLNAQTLLRLLKKNYPDFPLLKEVYREIMEDKMDIENAELFLSWIREGKIKVVFEQNELPSPFAFNLEVIGSSDVVLMEDRRELIKQLHRKIMAMIGELE
- a CDS encoding hydrogenase maturation protease, whose product is MRTLILALGNELMRDDGVGLKIGRILAEKGYNVLEVGTDIFKLQNYYNGEEKIVIVDAILSEKFEPGKIIHLKGEEVFEKLKAEIRSAHFMGAIDGLKLMMVLDERLAKAEIHFIGIVAKEVELGMKLSREVENAVPKVVELVEKIVRS
- the hydA gene encoding NADPH-dependent hydrogenase/sulfhydrogenase 1 subunit alpha; translation: MYIPITVDHIARVEGKGGIEIVMGDEGVKEVKLNIIEGPRFFEAITIGKKLDEALAVYPRICSFCSAAHKLTALEAAEKAIGFTPREEIQKLRELLYIGDMIESHALHLYLLVLPDYLGYPDPLSMVDRYKREIEYAMKLKNIGSKIMDVLGSRAIHQENAILGGFGKLPSRAQFEELRRELKETLPLAEYTVELFAKLEQFREVEDKENVHMAIKPRGGIYGIYGDYVKVSDGFEFPVEDYKKWIVERVVEHSFAKHSFYKGKPFMVGAISRIVNNADLLYGRAKALYEKYKDLFRYDNCFANNLAQALELVYFTEKAIDIIDETLARWPIRERDAVEIKDGFGVSITEAPRGLLVYALEVKNGRVSYADIITPTAMNLAIMERHVRMMAEKHYQDDPDRLKLLSEMVVRAFDPCISCSVHIVKL